A region of Pempheris klunzingeri isolate RE-2024b chromosome 15, fPemKlu1.hap1, whole genome shotgun sequence DNA encodes the following proteins:
- the scp2a gene encoding sterol carrier protein 2 isoform X2 — translation MVTDFASTFEENSCIKMVGYDMSRLAAKKCYEATGLKPSDVDVVELHDCFSANELITYEALGLCPEGKAGELIDRGDNTYGGKFVVNPSGGLISKGHPLGATGLAQCAELCWQLRGQAGKRQVSGAKVALQHNIGLGGAVVVGLYRMGFPQEDRSHIGAVPTSSGSSVEGFKAYPVFKEIEKHLQEEGEQLVKKIGGVFAFKVKDGPDGKEATWVVDVKNDKGSVTVNDPGKKADCTLSMSDEDLLDLMTGKLNPQTAFFKGKLKISGNMGIAMKLQNLQITPGKAKL, via the exons ATGGTCACTGACTTCGCATCCACGTTTgaagaaaacagctgcattAAGATG GTGGGATACGACATGTCTCGACTGGCTGCCAAAAAGTGTTACGAAGCCACGGGTCTGAAGCCCAGCGACGTGGATGTGGTCGAGCTACACGACTGCTTCTCGGCCAACGAGCTCATCACGTATGAGGCTCTGGGACTGTGTCCAGAGG GTAAAGCAGGAGAGCTGATTGACAGAGGGGACAACACATATGGAGGCAAGTTTGTGGTCAACCCCAGTGGTGGTCTCATCTCTAAAGGACATCCTCTGGGCGCCACAG gTCTGGCCCAGTGTGCGGAGCTGTGCTGGCAGCTCCGAGGACAGGCCGGCAAGAGGCAGGTCTCGGGGGCTAAAGTGGCCTTGCAGCACAATATTGGCTTGGGAGGAGCTGTGGTCGTCGGTCTGTACAGGATGGGATTCCCCCAGGAGGACAG ATCCCACATAGGTGCAGTTCCCACCAGCTCAGGCAGCAGCGTGGAGGGGTTTAAAGCTTACCCCGTCTTCAAAGAGATCGAAAAACATCTACAGGAG GAAGGAGAGCAGCTTGTCAAGAAGATTGGTGGAGTGTTTGCCTTCAAAGTGAAGGATGGACCGGATGGGAAGGAGGCGACTTGGGTTGTGGATGTGAAAAACGACAAAGGTTCTGTCACTGTTAATGACCCAG GTAAAAAGGCAGACTGCACCTTGTCCATGAGTGATGAGGATCTTCTGGATTTGATGACGGGAAAGTTGAACCCACAAACG GCGTTCTTCAAAGGGAAACTGAAGATCAGTGGGAACATGGGCATAGCGATGAAGCTGCAGAACCTCCAGATTACACCGGGCAAAGCCAAGCTGTGA
- the scp2a gene encoding sterol carrier protein 2 isoform X1 gives MAPGQKNKVFVIGVGMTKFDKPGARDNYDYPDMAKEAGQKALADAGIPYSAIKQACVGYVYGDSTCGQRAIYHGLGLTGIPIINVNNNCSTGSTALFMARQMVQGGLADCVLALGFERMERGSLSSKFMDRTNPMDKHMEVMINRYGMAAAPAAPQMFGNAGREHMEKYGTKPEHFAKIAWKNHKHSTNNPYSQFQDEYSLEQVINSRKVFEFLTLLQCCPTSDGAGAAVLASEAFVRKHHLENQAVEILAQEMVTDFASTFEENSCIKMVGYDMSRLAAKKCYEATGLKPSDVDVVELHDCFSANELITYEALGLCPEGKAGELIDRGDNTYGGKFVVNPSGGLISKGHPLGATGLAQCAELCWQLRGQAGKRQVSGAKVALQHNIGLGGAVVVGLYRMGFPQEDRSHIGAVPTSSGSSVEGFKAYPVFKEIEKHLQEEGEQLVKKIGGVFAFKVKDGPDGKEATWVVDVKNDKGSVTVNDPGKKADCTLSMSDEDLLDLMTGKLNPQTAFFKGKLKISGNMGIAMKLQNLQITPGKAKL, from the exons ATGGCACCTGGGCAGAAGAACAAGGTGTTTGTCATCGGTGTGGGCATGACAAAG TTTGACAAGCCTGGAGCCAGAGACAACTATGACTACCCTGATATGGCCAAGGAAGCAG GTCAAAAGGCTCTTGCAGATGCAGGAATCCCATATTCTGCCATTAAACAAGCCTGCGTAGGATACGTCTATG GGGACTCCACATGTGGGCAGAGGGCCATCTACCACGGCCTTGGCTTGACCGGGATCCCCATCATCAACGTCAACAACAACTGCTCCACAGGCTCCACTGCTCTCTTCATGGCACGGCAGATGGTTCAGGGAG GCCTTGCTGACTGTGTGCTCGCCCTTGGGTttgagaggatggagaggggcTCTTTGTCCTCAAAG TTCATGGACAGGACCAATCCCATGGACAAGCATATGGAGGTGATGATCAACCGCTACGGGATGGCGGCAGCTCCGGCAGCACCGCAGATGTTCGGCAACGCTGGCAGGGAGCACATGGAGAAATATG GAACAAAACCGGAACACTTTGCCAAAATTGCCTGGAAAAACCACAAGCATTCCACCAACAACCC GTACTCCCAGTTCCAGGATGAGTACAGTTTGGAGCAGGTGATTAACTCCAGGAAGGTGTTTGAGTTTCTTACTCTGCTGCAGTGTTG TCCTACATCAGATGGTGCCGGAGCAGCAGTTTTAGCCAGCGAGGCCTTCGTCAGGAAACACCACCTAGAGAACCAGGCGGTGGAGATTCTGGCCCAAGAGATGGTCACTGACTTCGCATCCACGTTTgaagaaaacagctgcattAAGATG GTGGGATACGACATGTCTCGACTGGCTGCCAAAAAGTGTTACGAAGCCACGGGTCTGAAGCCCAGCGACGTGGATGTGGTCGAGCTACACGACTGCTTCTCGGCCAACGAGCTCATCACGTATGAGGCTCTGGGACTGTGTCCAGAGG GTAAAGCAGGAGAGCTGATTGACAGAGGGGACAACACATATGGAGGCAAGTTTGTGGTCAACCCCAGTGGTGGTCTCATCTCTAAAGGACATCCTCTGGGCGCCACAG gTCTGGCCCAGTGTGCGGAGCTGTGCTGGCAGCTCCGAGGACAGGCCGGCAAGAGGCAGGTCTCGGGGGCTAAAGTGGCCTTGCAGCACAATATTGGCTTGGGAGGAGCTGTGGTCGTCGGTCTGTACAGGATGGGATTCCCCCAGGAGGACAG ATCCCACATAGGTGCAGTTCCCACCAGCTCAGGCAGCAGCGTGGAGGGGTTTAAAGCTTACCCCGTCTTCAAAGAGATCGAAAAACATCTACAGGAG GAAGGAGAGCAGCTTGTCAAGAAGATTGGTGGAGTGTTTGCCTTCAAAGTGAAGGATGGACCGGATGGGAAGGAGGCGACTTGGGTTGTGGATGTGAAAAACGACAAAGGTTCTGTCACTGTTAATGACCCAG GTAAAAAGGCAGACTGCACCTTGTCCATGAGTGATGAGGATCTTCTGGATTTGATGACGGGAAAGTTGAACCCACAAACG GCGTTCTTCAAAGGGAAACTGAAGATCAGTGGGAACATGGGCATAGCGATGAAGCTGCAGAACCTCCAGATTACACCGGGCAAAGCCAAGCTGTGA
- the czib gene encoding CXXC motif containing zinc binding protein: protein MVKFGLQFQATLENVTNVRPLGDDFRWFLKLKCGNCGEVSDKWQYVTLEESVPLKGGRGSASMVQKCKLCARENSIDILRDTITPYHADDSERFKTMVQFECRGLEPIDFQPQAGFAAQGAESGTPFTEINLQEKDWTDYDEKVSESVGIYEVTHKFIKC, encoded by the exons ATGGTG AAGTTTGGGCTCCAGTTCCAAGCCACCCTGGAGAATGTCACCAATGTGAGACCACTGGGCGACGACTTCCGCTGGTTTCTGAAG CTGAAGTGTGGAAACTGTGGCGAAGTCTCAGATAAATGGCAGTATGTGACGCTAGAG GAGAGTGTGCCACTaaagggaggaagaggcagTGCCAGCATGGTGCAGAAGTGTAAACTCTGTGCCAGGGAAAATTCAATAG ATATCCTGAGAGACACAATCACACCGTATCAT GCTGACGACAGCGAACGCTTCAAGACAATGGTGCAGTTTGAGTGTCGAGGTCTGGAGCCCATTGACTTCCAGCCACAA GCCGGCTTCGCTGCACAAGGAGCAGAGTCTGGAACACCGTTTACTGAAATCAACCTACAAGAAAAA GACTGGACAGACTACGATGAGAAAGTCAGCGAGTCGGTGGGAATATATGAGGTCACACACAAGTTCATCAAGTGCTGA